One genomic segment of Mycolicibacterium neworleansense includes these proteins:
- a CDS encoding UvrD-helicase domain-containing protein, which translates to MAKLGIDKDFLLEFAKLDRPVAAKVRDVFGKFAEATHTGIHLEPIKAARDKRLHSIRIDKYWRGVVLKLDDGDFYILLTVRGHDEAYDWAARRTVAVNPATGVIELRDVTALQELTERQPESTDSAPLLVHVKDSTLTRLGVDESVLQLARTLTDTAQLEAAKPFVPQSQWDVLYGLAAGLSPDEVWAEVAALTPQSVDTTDLNAAAERTHSRIVVVDGPEELLSVFDRPLDWWRVFLHPSQQLLAEKSFSGPARVTGGPGTGKTVVALHRAFRLAERNDGRVLFTTFTSTLSAALDAGLVLLSDSPGRESNVRNRIDVVHVDKLANQIVRDEHGYLTILDEQQQSELWQELINQRGAGFTATFLGLEWRDVVLAQNIESLEQYLDSQRSGRGLALSGRQRQAVWALIEDFESALRERKLWTHESVLREAYRISARNGTKPFRHVVIDEAQDLSPMQWRLLRAIVPQGPDDMFIAGDSHQRIYNNYVSLRTLNIRISGRSSRLKINYRTTAEILAWSLGMMRGEQIDDLDDGLDTLAGCRSDVHGAPPTLRGFTTSKQELSYIGDTVQGWLDGGVAANEIGIAARTNSYADRIAEELTAANIAVQTLPNSDQAAVAVGTMHRMKGLEFRCVLAAGVSDRAVPLPKAVRSSDLDKRAYAMDLLRERSLLFVACTRAREDLVVTWNGKPSPFLDGHL; encoded by the coding sequence TTGGCGAAGCTCGGTATCGACAAGGACTTTCTGCTGGAATTCGCAAAACTCGATCGCCCGGTTGCGGCGAAAGTTCGCGACGTCTTCGGCAAATTCGCCGAGGCGACACACACTGGAATCCACCTGGAGCCGATCAAGGCTGCCCGGGACAAGCGGTTGCACTCAATCCGGATTGACAAGTACTGGCGCGGGGTGGTTCTGAAACTCGACGACGGAGATTTCTACATCCTGCTGACGGTGCGCGGGCATGATGAGGCTTACGACTGGGCCGCCAGACGGACAGTGGCGGTGAACCCTGCAACAGGCGTCATCGAACTGCGGGACGTCACAGCCCTGCAAGAGCTCACGGAACGCCAACCCGAGTCCACTGATTCCGCGCCGCTTTTAGTTCACGTCAAGGACAGCACACTCACCCGGCTCGGAGTCGATGAATCGGTGCTGCAACTTGCCCGCACCCTAACTGATACAGCTCAGCTCGAAGCCGCGAAACCATTCGTGCCACAGTCGCAATGGGATGTTCTCTATGGACTTGCCGCCGGCCTTTCCCCAGACGAGGTATGGGCAGAGGTTGCGGCGCTTACCCCGCAGTCAGTGGATACCACGGATCTGAACGCAGCGGCTGAACGCACTCATAGCCGCATCGTCGTCGTGGACGGGCCGGAGGAGTTGCTGTCCGTGTTTGATCGCCCGCTCGACTGGTGGCGGGTCTTTCTCCACCCGTCTCAGCAACTGCTTGCCGAGAAATCGTTCTCCGGCCCGGCTCGGGTAACCGGAGGACCCGGGACAGGCAAGACCGTGGTTGCACTGCACCGTGCGTTCCGACTGGCCGAGCGCAACGACGGGCGCGTACTCTTCACCACCTTCACGTCAACACTGTCAGCGGCGCTGGATGCCGGGCTGGTCCTGTTGTCGGATTCACCCGGACGTGAATCGAACGTGCGCAACCGGATTGACGTGGTCCACGTCGACAAGCTGGCCAACCAGATTGTGCGTGACGAGCATGGGTATCTCACCATCCTGGACGAACAGCAGCAGTCGGAACTATGGCAGGAACTGATCAACCAGCGCGGCGCCGGGTTCACCGCGACGTTCCTCGGCCTGGAATGGCGCGACGTAGTGCTCGCACAGAACATCGAATCCCTTGAACAGTATCTTGATTCGCAACGGTCCGGCCGAGGACTCGCCCTCTCAGGCCGCCAACGTCAGGCGGTGTGGGCACTGATCGAGGACTTCGAATCAGCGCTCCGTGAGCGGAAGCTATGGACGCATGAGTCGGTTCTCCGTGAGGCCTATCGGATTTCAGCGCGGAATGGCACCAAGCCATTCCGCCATGTTGTCATCGACGAAGCTCAAGATCTGAGTCCAATGCAATGGCGACTGCTGCGCGCGATCGTGCCGCAAGGACCAGACGACATGTTCATCGCGGGCGACTCGCACCAGCGGATCTATAACAACTACGTGAGCCTGCGAACGCTCAACATTCGGATTTCAGGGCGATCCAGCCGATTGAAGATCAACTACCGAACAACCGCCGAAATCCTTGCCTGGAGTCTCGGCATGATGCGCGGCGAACAGATCGACGACCTCGATGACGGGCTCGACACCCTGGCGGGTTGCCGCTCGGATGTACACGGTGCCCCGCCGACACTGCGTGGCTTCACGACGAGCAAGCAAGAGTTGTCCTACATCGGCGACACCGTCCAAGGCTGGCTCGACGGCGGGGTGGCGGCGAACGAGATCGGAATTGCCGCCCGTACCAACTCCTATGCCGACCGAATCGCCGAGGAGTTGACGGCAGCGAACATCGCTGTTCAGACACTGCCGAACTCTGATCAGGCCGCAGTGGCGGTGGGAACGATGCACCGGATGAAGGGCCTGGAATTCCGATGTGTTCTCGCCGCCGGAGTCAGCGATAGAGCTGTTCCGCTGCCTAAGGCAGTCCGGTCCTCTGACCTCGACAAGCGAGCGTACGCCATGGATCTGCTCCGTGAGCGCAGCCTGCTGTTCGTTGCCTGCACCCGTGCGCGGGAGGACCTGGTGGTGACATGGAACGGTAAGCCGAGCCCGTTCCTGGATGGCCACTTGTAA
- a CDS encoding Eco57I restriction-modification methylase domain-containing protein produces MTDAFVGVRVQGGLMPAGALTRIATGDMDGSAPADYHLAGGESVRDAANRVWAYMRGVWTRFQDELGDDAATGLTRDRFLLPLLNQLDYGRVPPAPVGGLAVDADPDKRYPISHLWGDAIAIHLLGAGVDLDKRSAGTAGAAKSAPQSMVQEYLNRADTHLWSILSNGRTLRLLRDSTSLTGSAYIEFDLDAIFSGELFSDFLLLFRMCHQSRLVSLDAEIGQASCWMERWREAAAQTGTRMLDQLRDGVVAALETLGNGFLTHPDNQHLRERIGSGELAVSDFHHALLRVVYRLLFTFVAEDRGVLHTADAEPGARERYARFFSTDRLRDVARRRLGDRHTDRWQAQVLVWRGLASPDGMPELGLPALGGLFENGPLDFALDCRIRNADFLSAVRSMSVVKGKSDRLWKADYRNLDAEELGSIYESLLEFHPVWNPVERSYSLLEAAGNERKGTGSYYTPTSLVECLLDSALEPVLDRAAAATDPEEALLAITVCDPACGSGHFLVAAARRIAKCLAAHRSGESEPPPKQVRAALRDVVDRCVYGVDVNPLAAELAKVSLWLEAVEPGRPLAFLDAQVKFGNALIGATPAVLADGIPNEAFAAIEGDDKKTAASLERRNKLERDQPLQDDLFGGVTSPALSNSTLATQMRAVLGVSALSLADVAVQRQRLASYSESREYQHQKLIADTWCAAFVWPKTPDAPTAVTERQFRDLLGDPDALKPEQRDEVQRLTAEYRFFHWHLEFPHIFSTQGSGDLHSVAGWGGGFTAICANPPWDKVDFEDKKYFDSVNPEIANTTGTARKAKIEQWILANSAAGARYRAARRKVKGTLHFAKRSGVFPEMAKPVKGVNSIQLDHLFAEQMTSITHPQGHFGALIPTTIANGAGAQHLFKSLVDRAAISAIFDFENAEELFKIHRSYNFCMIAASGRGAREPSMRLAFGLRNVKQLTGNRIFELTPEEIQLLNPNTGTLPTFQTRRDADITLGIYRRVPVLVVDDDPTGNPWQITTKRLYDMTDDSHLFRTRAVLEDEGWTLNGNVFELDGKRMLPLYEGKMAHHYDHRWATFSDPDSEEPRELTLSEKSDPDYVALPRYWVPEFDVLTGKVDRRGLPAYDKGVSARLAEVQWGRGWLLGWRDVCRATDERTAIAGFIPRAGAGHTEPLLFSEMSPTLTASLVAALTSFPVDFACRQKIGGIHLAVMTLKQLPLVSVGVAQAHAGFIVPRVAELACTATDMADLAVDLGYDGPLAWDEDRRATLRAELDAYMFILYGVAREDVEYIMDSFRTESGGLKNNEIAKYGRYRSKEMILEKFDRLSAAGLSIDNPVETAEL; encoded by the coding sequence GTGACCGATGCGTTCGTTGGGGTCCGGGTGCAGGGCGGCCTGATGCCGGCCGGAGCGCTGACCCGTATCGCCACCGGTGACATGGATGGCTCGGCGCCGGCCGACTACCATCTGGCCGGCGGGGAGTCGGTACGCGACGCCGCGAACCGGGTGTGGGCCTACATGCGGGGGGTGTGGACGCGGTTCCAGGACGAGCTCGGTGACGATGCCGCAACCGGACTCACCCGCGACCGGTTCCTGCTGCCGCTGCTGAATCAGCTTGACTACGGCCGTGTTCCACCCGCACCCGTCGGCGGGCTCGCGGTCGATGCCGACCCCGACAAGCGTTACCCGATATCGCACCTGTGGGGCGACGCCATTGCGATCCACCTGCTCGGCGCCGGGGTGGACCTGGACAAGCGGTCGGCCGGGACGGCGGGTGCGGCGAAGTCTGCGCCGCAGTCGATGGTGCAGGAGTATCTGAACCGCGCCGACACGCACCTGTGGTCGATCCTCTCCAACGGTCGGACCCTGCGGCTGCTGCGCGATTCGACTTCGCTGACCGGCTCGGCGTACATCGAGTTCGACCTGGACGCGATCTTCAGCGGCGAGTTGTTCTCCGATTTCCTGCTGCTGTTCCGGATGTGCCACCAGTCGAGGCTGGTTTCGCTGGATGCCGAGATAGGACAGGCCTCATGCTGGATGGAACGCTGGCGTGAGGCCGCCGCGCAGACCGGCACCCGAATGCTGGACCAGTTGCGGGACGGCGTGGTGGCGGCGTTGGAAACGTTGGGCAACGGGTTCCTCACCCACCCGGACAACCAGCATCTGCGCGAGCGGATCGGCTCGGGCGAACTGGCGGTGAGCGACTTCCACCATGCCCTGCTGCGGGTGGTGTATCGGTTGCTGTTCACCTTCGTCGCCGAGGACCGCGGCGTACTGCACACTGCCGACGCGGAGCCCGGCGCACGGGAACGCTATGCGCGGTTCTTCTCGACGGATCGACTCCGCGACGTCGCACGTCGGCGGCTCGGGGACCGGCACACCGATCGCTGGCAGGCACAGGTGTTGGTTTGGCGCGGCCTGGCCAGCCCGGACGGCATGCCGGAACTCGGCCTGCCCGCGCTCGGCGGCCTCTTCGAGAACGGCCCACTGGACTTCGCGCTGGACTGCAGGATCCGCAATGCAGATTTCCTGAGTGCGGTGCGGTCGATGTCGGTGGTCAAGGGGAAGTCGGACCGATTGTGGAAGGCCGACTATCGAAACCTCGACGCGGAAGAACTCGGCAGCATCTATGAGTCGCTGTTGGAGTTCCATCCGGTATGGAATCCGGTGGAGCGCAGCTACTCTCTGCTGGAAGCCGCGGGCAACGAGCGTAAGGGGACCGGCTCGTACTACACGCCAACATCTTTGGTGGAATGTCTACTTGATTCGGCACTGGAGCCGGTGCTCGACCGCGCGGCCGCGGCAACCGACCCCGAGGAGGCACTGCTCGCGATCACGGTGTGCGACCCGGCCTGCGGCTCGGGCCACTTCCTGGTGGCGGCGGCCCGGCGGATCGCGAAATGTCTTGCCGCGCACCGAAGCGGTGAATCCGAGCCCCCGCCGAAGCAGGTACGCGCCGCGTTGCGGGATGTCGTCGATCGGTGCGTGTACGGGGTGGACGTGAACCCGCTGGCGGCGGAGTTGGCGAAGGTGTCGCTGTGGCTGGAGGCGGTGGAACCCGGCAGGCCGCTGGCGTTCCTCGACGCCCAGGTCAAGTTCGGCAACGCGCTGATCGGCGCCACCCCGGCCGTGTTGGCCGACGGCATCCCCAACGAGGCGTTCGCGGCGATCGAGGGGGATGACAAGAAGACCGCGGCCTCGCTGGAACGGCGGAACAAGCTGGAGCGTGACCAGCCGCTGCAGGACGACCTGTTCGGCGGAGTTACCTCGCCAGCATTGAGCAACTCCACGCTTGCGACGCAGATGCGGGCGGTGCTTGGTGTTTCCGCCTTGTCGCTTGCCGATGTTGCGGTGCAGCGCCAGCGGCTGGCAAGTTACTCGGAGTCGCGGGAGTATCAGCACCAGAAATTGATCGCCGACACCTGGTGTGCCGCGTTCGTATGGCCGAAGACGCCGGATGCCCCGACGGCGGTGACCGAACGCCAGTTCCGTGACCTCCTGGGCGACCCCGACGCGCTGAAACCCGAGCAGCGCGACGAGGTGCAGCGGCTGACGGCGGAATACCGGTTCTTCCACTGGCACCTGGAGTTTCCGCACATATTCTCCACGCAAGGATCAGGTGACCTCCATTCGGTCGCCGGCTGGGGCGGCGGTTTCACCGCGATCTGCGCGAACCCACCGTGGGACAAGGTCGATTTCGAAGACAAGAAATACTTCGACAGCGTCAACCCCGAGATCGCGAACACCACCGGGACTGCCCGCAAGGCCAAGATCGAACAATGGATTCTCGCAAACTCCGCAGCCGGAGCGCGTTACCGAGCCGCGCGCCGGAAGGTGAAGGGAACACTCCACTTCGCCAAGAGATCTGGCGTGTTTCCCGAGATGGCCAAACCGGTCAAGGGGGTCAACTCGATCCAGCTCGATCATCTGTTCGCCGAACAGATGACATCGATCACCCACCCACAAGGGCACTTTGGTGCGCTGATTCCGACGACCATTGCCAATGGCGCCGGCGCGCAACACCTGTTCAAAAGCCTGGTTGATCGGGCGGCCATCTCGGCGATCTTCGACTTCGAGAATGCCGAGGAACTGTTCAAAATCCATCGCAGCTACAACTTCTGCATGATCGCCGCGTCGGGTCGCGGTGCTCGTGAGCCGTCGATGCGGCTCGCGTTCGGCCTGCGCAACGTGAAACAACTCACCGGCAATCGCATCTTCGAGCTGACCCCGGAGGAGATCCAGCTCCTCAACCCGAACACCGGCACCCTGCCGACCTTCCAGACCCGCCGTGACGCCGACATCACCCTGGGCATCTACCGCCGCGTTCCGGTCCTGGTTGTCGATGACGACCCCACGGGCAATCCGTGGCAGATCACGACTAAGCGCCTGTACGACATGACCGACGACTCCCACCTGTTCCGGACCCGTGCCGTGCTCGAAGATGAGGGCTGGACGCTGAACGGCAACGTCTTCGAACTCGACGGCAAGCGGATGCTGCCGTTGTATGAGGGCAAGATGGCGCACCACTATGACCATCGCTGGGCCACTTTCAGCGATCCTGACAGTGAGGAGCCCCGCGAGCTGACGTTGTCGGAGAAATCCGACCCCGACTATGTCGCACTCCCGCGGTACTGGGTACCCGAATTCGACGTTCTGACAGGAAAAGTCGATCGGCGTGGGCTACCGGCATACGACAAGGGCGTGAGCGCGAGGCTGGCGGAGGTCCAGTGGGGCCGGGGCTGGTTGCTGGGCTGGCGGGATGTGTGCCGCGCAACCGATGAGCGGACGGCCATCGCAGGCTTCATCCCTCGTGCGGGTGCAGGCCACACAGAGCCGCTGCTCTTCTCGGAAATGTCACCGACACTGACGGCGTCTCTGGTCGCGGCATTAACGTCATTCCCCGTGGATTTCGCATGCAGGCAGAAGATTGGCGGTATCCACCTCGCTGTCATGACCCTCAAGCAGCTACCGCTGGTATCTGTGGGTGTCGCCCAAGCTCACGCTGGCTTCATCGTGCCGCGGGTTGCCGAACTTGCCTGCACGGCAACAGACATGGCGGATTTGGCGGTCGATCTCGGCTATGACGGTCCTTTGGCATGGGACGAGGATCGGCGCGCAACGCTCCGTGCAGAACTCGACGCGTACATGTTCATCCTCTACGGAGTGGCACGCGAGGACGTCGAGTACATCATGGATTCCTTCAGGACCGAGTCCGGTGGGCTGAAGAACAACGAAATCGCCAAGTACGGGCGGTATCGATCGAAGGAGATGATCCTGGAGAAGTTCGATCGGCTGTCGGCGGCCGGGTTGAGCATCGACAATCCCGTCGAGACCGCGGAGCTGTAA
- the darT gene encoding type II toxin-antitoxin system toxin DNA ADP-ribosyl transferase DarT encodes MPRPVPTTVAHFTHLDNLARIATEGLRCDSDADDGVCVTEVGEPSIKARRRHRAIKVAPGGVVADYVPFYFASRSPMLFSIHAGGVPSFTGDSHDVVYLMTTVEKLQAAGLSLVFTDRNAVLELARHSVQVSDLDTLVDWTLMKATYWSNTDDDPDRKERRMAECLAHRAVPWSALSGIAVFDAARAARARHILDSVAIDSPPINVRPEFYF; translated from the coding sequence ATGCCCCGCCCGGTCCCCACCACGGTTGCCCACTTCACCCACCTCGACAACCTGGCTCGAATCGCAACAGAAGGCCTGCGGTGCGATTCGGACGCGGACGACGGGGTGTGCGTCACCGAGGTGGGGGAACCGTCGATCAAGGCCAGGCGCAGGCATCGCGCCATCAAGGTAGCTCCGGGAGGAGTCGTGGCCGATTACGTGCCGTTCTACTTCGCCTCTCGCAGCCCGATGCTCTTCTCGATCCACGCGGGTGGGGTTCCGTCGTTCACCGGCGACTCACACGACGTCGTCTATCTCATGACGACGGTTGAGAAGCTTCAGGCGGCCGGGTTGTCGCTCGTCTTCACTGACCGCAACGCGGTGCTCGAACTGGCTCGACACAGCGTTCAGGTATCCGACCTCGACACGTTGGTCGACTGGACGTTGATGAAGGCGACCTATTGGTCCAACACCGATGACGACCCGGACCGCAAAGAGCGTCGGATGGCTGAATGTTTGGCGCACCGCGCCGTGCCATGGTCAGCCCTCAGCGGGATCGCGGTATTCGATGCCGCCCGGGCGGCTCGCGCCCGCCATATCCTCGATAGTGTGGCCATTGACAGCCCACCCATTAATGTCAGACCCGAGTTCTACTTTTAA
- the darG gene encoding type II toxin-antitoxin system antitoxin DNA ADP-ribosyl glycohydrolase DarG, protein MITSEEGNLLQADADALVNTVNTVGVMGKGIALQFKKAYPAMFKEYARACKAGDVQLGHMHIWETGALDGPRFIINFPTKGHWRAPSKLPDVVAGLADLVAVVQKREITSIAIPPLGCGNGGLNWTDVKPLIVNAFADLPGVDVKIYPPHGAPAASEMPNATVRPKMTVGRASLVSLLAQYSRLAVGATPVEMQKLMYFLQEAGEPLNLKFEPGRYGPYADSLRHVLSTVEGHFITGYGDASAPVLEAEAMKTLPGAEEEADRVLADHVQTGERVDRVMQMIDGFESRYGMELLASVHWVTSHDAAAAGDWREAVEQVHRWTPRKKLTFTAEHIETAWNALRERELTPRV, encoded by the coding sequence ATGATCACCAGCGAGGAAGGCAACCTGCTGCAAGCAGATGCCGATGCCCTGGTGAACACGGTTAACACCGTCGGCGTGATGGGAAAAGGCATCGCGCTGCAGTTCAAGAAGGCCTACCCCGCGATGTTCAAGGAGTATGCGCGGGCCTGCAAAGCCGGGGACGTGCAACTCGGGCACATGCACATCTGGGAAACAGGTGCCCTGGACGGGCCGCGGTTCATCATCAATTTCCCGACCAAAGGCCACTGGCGTGCGCCCTCGAAGCTGCCGGACGTTGTCGCGGGCCTTGCCGACCTGGTTGCGGTGGTGCAGAAACGTGAGATCACGTCCATTGCGATTCCACCACTCGGCTGCGGCAACGGCGGACTGAACTGGACGGACGTGAAGCCGCTCATCGTCAACGCATTCGCAGACCTGCCTGGCGTCGACGTCAAGATCTATCCGCCACACGGCGCACCGGCCGCATCGGAAATGCCCAACGCAACTGTGCGGCCAAAGATGACTGTCGGCCGCGCATCGCTGGTGTCATTGCTGGCGCAGTACTCGCGCTTGGCGGTCGGGGCTACGCCGGTCGAGATGCAAAAGCTGATGTACTTCCTGCAGGAAGCTGGCGAGCCGTTGAATCTCAAGTTCGAGCCGGGCCGTTACGGTCCGTACGCCGACAGCCTACGGCACGTATTGTCCACAGTCGAAGGGCATTTCATCACTGGGTACGGTGATGCAAGTGCGCCCGTTCTGGAAGCCGAGGCGATGAAGACCTTGCCTGGCGCCGAGGAGGAAGCCGACCGCGTTCTCGCCGACCATGTGCAGACCGGCGAACGGGTCGATCGGGTGATGCAGATGATCGACGGATTCGAGTCACGCTATGGCATGGAGCTCCTGGCATCGGTGCACTGGGTGACCTCACACGATGCGGCTGCTGCAGGCGACTGGCGCGAAGCCGTCGAGCAGGTACACCGGTGGACACCCAGGAAGAAACTGACGTTCACCGCCGAGCATATCGAGACCGCCTGGAATGCGTTGCGCGAGCGGGAATTGACACCGAGGGTCTGA